The Engystomops pustulosus chromosome 2, aEngPut4.maternal, whole genome shotgun sequence genomic interval GAGGGGTGAATGGGATTAGGCAAAGATAGaggtattggggcagatttacttacccggtccagtcgcgatccagcggcgcgttctcagacgaggattcaggtcttccagtgattcactaaggtggtgcgcccaatgtccaccaggtgtcgcagctgtgccgaagtccgccggagttctccaacctattcccggtgcatgtgagtgatagattttgcgacacaattcggtctttaaattctgtgttttttagaaatccgtcgggttttctgacggacacgtccccaatttctgtcgtgtaAAAGCCGGCgtgtttgcgccaaaatccgatcgtgtgcaccaaaatcccggcggaattcggcgcaaaacggaaaaagtcgggaaacctgacaaaagtgcggccgcggaaccCTTACTaactgagccccaatgtgttaggaTCAGACCTGTCATATAGCTATTGTATATGGGACGACCTGTTTGTAGAGCTTGAGGTCAGGCTGTTATTGTACTGTTAGTGGGGACACTCATTCAGGATCCTCAGCTTATTACTATGGTGGTTTACAAAGAGCGTATCATGCTATGGAGGACTTGTCTGGTTCTGCATGACCCCATTGAACTGAAAGGACACTGTGTAATGCTTCTTTTCTCCTGTtggtggcactgcagggaaattaaACACTCAGTGAGAGGGTTCCCATTAAATTACAACTGACCAATAAGACTCTGAAGAGTCCGACAGATTGTTTAAGGACCATTCTAATAATTAGAAAGAACCCATCTTATCCAATGAGGTCATATTTTCAAAACTATGTGTCCCACAGCTATTATTTTCTGTACTGTCTatatttaaaatgtaatattttacaaATAACTTCCATATAATAGAAAGCCAGTTCGGGGTTGTGCCTATTTTTGACGGTGGAATAAGAATTTACCAGAAAGAAGGATTCATACAAATACTATGATGGTGCATCGTCCCCTGGTTTGGTTCCAACTCACTATTCCTACAAATAAACTTTGATAGTCCACTGGGCAACCATCATGACCATTGGTGGTGGGCCAGTGGCTTTAGTTCTAGACCAGAGGGCAATGCATTTCGATTGAGAGGTTCCCCATTTAGCTCAACATATGGCTTGTATCTAATGAAATGTACCATAATTTttgattttgtaatttttttttctagctgaCACAAGTTCTACAAATGAAACTACAACGTCTTATACCTCATCAGGTAGTGATTCATCACAGACGTCATCACAAACTACAGTGATAAATATGAGTACAACGGACAGCAGTACCGGTACTGTCTCTGATACATCTCCAGACAGTAGTACAACCTCTAGCCAGGAGCCAAGCACATCACTAAGTGATGCTACAACCCAATCTCAAAGTGCAACTACAACTCAACAAGAGTCGACAAGCAGCACCGGAGAAGTAACATCCATATCCAACACCAATACATCAAGTAGTGAACCTTCTGCATCAACCAATGCTGAAACTTCATCAAATACCGAATCAGTGACTACATCTGATACTGGTACCATCACACAAGAAACAACATTAGTGGACTCCACGACACAGAGAAGTACAGCAGATACTATCACGTCTTCATCCATCACAGATGTTACCTCCACAGATACCTCAACATCTGCAGGGTCTACAAGTAACGTTGAATCATCTTCTGTAAATCCTACAGGCACATCCACCGAAATGCCTTCTAGTATAGCGACATCAGAGTCAACAACTAGTGCAAGTGTGACTACTACAGATGTCGTGGCTTCATCAACCATAGAAAGTTTGTCCACAGTTACCTCAACATTTGAAAGTTCTGCAGTGACGTCAAGTAATGTTGAATCTACATCTCCAAGTTCTGAAAGCCCTTCAGGAGCCTCCACTGAAACATCTACTAGTGTAGGACCAACAGAATCCACAACAGCAGAAAGTATCTCCACAGTCTTGTCAACCGCTGAAACATCTCCAGTGACATCAAGTAACACTGAATCTACATCTTTGTCATCTTCTGTAAGTCCAGCAGACACAACTGAGATTTCTACAAGTATCTCACAATCAGAATCCACTACTACAGAAAGCTTCTCCACAGTCATCTCTACTTCTGAAACATCAACAGTAGCAGCAAGTATCTCTGAAACTACATCCGAGTCATCTTCTGTAAGTCCTTCAGACACAACACAATCAGGATCCATAACTACAGATGGAATCTCCACATCTTCTGTGACATTGACTTACTTTGAATCTTCATCTACATCACCTTCTGTAAGTCCTTCAGATACAACCACTGAAACTCCTACAAGTACTTTCCAATCAGAAACATCTTCAGTGACATCAACTAACTTTGAGTCAACCTCCTTGTCACCGTCTGTAAGTGTTTCAGACACAACCACTGACATTTCTACAAGTACTTTACTATCAGACTCCACAACCTCCCAAGACATCTCAACAGTCTTGTCAACCTCTGAAACACCTACAGTGACATCAAGTAACACAGAATCTACATCCATGTCACCTTCTGTAAGCCCTTCAGACACGACCACTGAAACCCCTACAAATACCTTACAATCAGATTCCACAACTACAGGAAGCATCTCCACAGTCATCTCTACTTCTGAAACATCAACAGTGACATCAAGTTTCACTGAATCCACATCTGTTTCATCTTTCGTCAGTGTTTCAGACACAACCACCACAGAAATACCTACTAGTTCATCAGAGTCTACAACAGCAGCAGATATCTCAACAGTCTTGTCAACTTCTGAGACATCACCTTCTGTAAGTCCTTCAGACACGACTACTGAAACCCCTACAAGTACTTTCCAATCCGAAACATCTTCAGTGACTTCAAGTAACTTTGAATCAACCTCCTTGTCACCCTCTGTAAGTGTTTCAGACACAACCACTGACATTTCTACAAGTACCTTACTATCAGACTCCACAACCTCCCAAGACATCTCAACAGTTTTGTCAACCTCTGAAACATCTACAGTGACATCAAGTAACACAGAATCTACATCCATGTCACCGTCTGTAAGTGTTTCAGACACAACCACTGACATTTCTACAAGTACTTTACTATCAGACTCCACAACCTCCCAAGACATCTCAACAGTTTTGTCAACCTCTGAAACATCTACAGTGACATCAAGTAACACAGAATCTACATCCATGTCACCTTCTGTAAGCCCTTTAGAAACCAGCACTGAAACTCCTACAAGTACTTTACAACCAGATTCCACAACTACAGAAAGCATCTCCACAGTCATCTCTACTTCTGAAACATCAACAGTGACATCAAGTTTCACTGAATCCACATCGGTTTCATCTTTCGTCAGTGTTTCAGACACAACCACTGAACCCCCTACTAGTTCATCACTATCAGAAtctacaacagcagcagcagatatCTCAACAGTCTTGTCAACTTCTGAAACATCAACAGTGACATCAACTATCTCTGAATCTACATCTGTGTCATCTTCTGTAAGTCCTTCAGACACAACTACTGAATCCCCTGCAAGTACCTTACAATCAGATACTACAACCACAGGAAGCATCTCCACAGTCATCTCTACTTCTGAAACATCTTCAGTGACATCAAGTAACTTTGAATCTACATCTTTGTCATCTTCTGTAAGTGTTTCAGACACAACCACAGACATTTCTACAAGTACTTTACTATCAGACTCCACAACATCCCAAGACATCTCAACAGTCTTGTCAACCTCTGAAACACCTACAGTGACATCAAGTAACACAGAATCTACATCCTTGTCACCTTCTGTAAGCCCTTCAGACACGACCACTGAAACCCCTACAAGTACCTTACTATCAGATTCCACAACTACAGGAAGCATCTCCACAGTCATCTCTACTTCTGAAACATCATCAACAACATCAGGTTTCACTGAATCCACATCTGTTTCATCTTTCGTCAGTGTGTCAGACACAACCACTGAACCCCCTACTAGTTCATCACAATCAGAGtctacaacagcagcagcaggtatCTCAACTGTCTTGTCAACTTCTGAAACATCACCTTCTGTAAGTCCTTCAGACACAACTACTGAAACGCCTACAAGTACTTTCCAATCAGAAACATCTACAGTGACATCAAGTAACTTTGAATCAACCTCCTTGTCACCGTCTGTAAGTGTTTCAGACACAACCACTGACATTTCTACAAGTACTTTACTATCAGATTCCACAACCTCCCAAGACATCTCAACAGTCTTGTCAACCTCTGAAACACCTACAGTGACATCAAGTATCACAGAATCTACATCTTTCTCACCTTCTACAAGTCCATCAGACTCGACCATTGAAACCTCTACAAGTAACTTGCAATCAGATTCCACAACTACAGAAAGCATCTCCACAATCATCTCTACTTCAGAAACATCAACAGTGACATCAAGTAACTTTGAATCTACATCCATGTCGCCTTCTGTAATGGTTTCGGATACAACCACTGATACTTCTACAAGCTCCTTACAATCAGATTCTACAACCTCAGTGGGCGTCTCAACAGTCTTGTCTACCTCTGAAACACCTACAGTCACATCAGTTATCACTGAATCTACATCGTTTTCACCTTCTGTAAGTCCTTCAGACACAACAACAGAAGTTCCTACTAATACAGCACAATCAGATTCCACTACTACAGAAGGGACATCCACAGTCACACAGACTTCTGAAACATCAAGTAACTTTGAATCTACATCCTTGTCACCTTCTGTAAGTTCTGCAGACACAACCACTGACATTCCTACAAGTGTAACAGAATCCACAACTACAGAAAGTATTTCCACCATCATCTCTACTTCTGAATCATCCACAGCAACAGTGAGTATCTCTGAATCTACATCTGTGTCTTCTTCTGTCACAGTTTCAGACACAACCACTGAAATTCTTAGCAGTACAATACAATCAGAATCTACAACAGCCTTGCCAACCTCTGAAACATCACCATCTGTAAGTCTTTCAGACACAACCAGTGAATCCCCAACAAGCACCTTACAATCAGATTCTACAACCTCGGGCGGCGTCTCCACAACATTGTCAACTTCTGAAACATCTACAGTGACGTCAAGTAACTTTGAATCTACATCTTTCTCACCATCTGTAAGTGCTTTGGACACAACCACTGATATTTCTACAAGTTCCTTACAATCAGACTCCACAACCTTCCAAGTTGTCTCAACAATCTTATCAACTACTGAAATATCTACAGTGACATCAAGTAACACAGAATCTACATCCATGTCACCTTCTGTAAGCCCTTCAGACACGACCACTGAAACCCCTACAACAACTTTACAATCAGATTCCACAACTACAGAAAGCATCTCCACAGTCATCTCTACTTCTGAAACATCATCAACAACATCAGGTTTCACTGAATCCACATCTGTTTCATCTTTCGTCAGTGTTTCAGACACAACCACCGAAATCCCTACTAGTTCATCACAATCAGAATCTACAACAGCAGCAGATATCTTAACTGTCTTGTCAACTTCTGAAACATCAACAGTGACATCAACTATCTCTCAATCTACATCCTTGTCACCTTCTGTAAGTGTTTCAGACACAACCACTGACATTTCTACAAGTTCCTTTCAATCAGATTCCCCAACCTCCCAAGTTGTCTCAACAGTTTTATCAACTACTGAAACACCCACAGTAACATCAGGTATCTCTGAATCTACATCCTTGTCACCTTCTGTAAGTCCATCAGACACGACCACTGAAACCCCTACAAGTACCTTACAATCAGATTCCACAACTACCGAAAGCATCTCCACAGTCATCTCTACTTCTGAAACATCAACAACATCAAGTTTCACTGAATCCACATCGGTTTCATCTTTCGTCAGTGTTTCAGACACAACCACTGAAATCCCTACTAGTTCATCACTATCAGAATCTACAACAGCAGCAGGTATCTCAACAGCCTTGTCAACTTCTGAGACATCAACAGTGACATCAAGTATCTCTGAATCTACATCTGTGTCACCTTCTGTAAGCCCTTTAGACACAACCACTGAATCCCCTACAAGTACCTTACAATCAGATACTACAACCACAGAAAGCATCTCCACAGTCATCTCTACTTCTGAAACATCTCCATTGACATCAACTAACTTTGAGTCAACCTCCTTGTCACCTTCTGTAAGTGTTTCAGACACAACCACTGACATTTCTACAAGTACTTTACTATCAGACTCCACAACCTCCCAAGACATCTCAACAGTCTTGTCAACCTCTGAAACACCTACAGTGACATCAAGTAACACAGAATCTACATCCTTGTCACCTTCTGTAAGCCCTTCAGACACGACCACTGAAACCCCTACAACAACTTTACAATCAGATTCCACAACTACAGAAAGCATCTCCACAGTCATCTCTACTTCTGAAACATCATCAACAACATCAGGTTTCACTGAATCCACATCTGTTTCATCTTTCGTCAGTGTGTCAGACACAACCACTGAACCCCCTACTAGTTCATCAGAatctacagcagcagcagcagcagatatcTCAACAGTCTTGTCAACTTCTGAAACATCAACAGTGACATCAACTATCTCTGAATCTACATCGTTCTCACCTTCTGTAAGTGCTTCAGACACAACCACTGACATTTCTACAAATACCTTACTATCAGACTCCACAACCTCCAAAGTTGTCTCAACTGTCTTATCAACTACTGAAACACCTACAGTGACATCAAGTAACACAGAATCTACATCTTTGTCACCTTCTGTAAGCCCTTCAGACACGACCACTGAAACCCCTACAAGTACCTTACAATCAGATTCCACAACTACAGAAAGCATCTCCACAATCATCTCTACTTCTGAAACATCAACAGTGACATCAAGCAACACTGATTCTACATCCATGTCACCTTCTGTAATTGTTTCGGATACAACCACTGATATTTCTACAAGTTCCTTACAATCAGATTCTACAACCTCGGTAGGCGTCTCAACAGTCTTGTCAACCACTGAAACACCTACAGTAACATCAGGTATCTCTGAATCTACATCTTTGTCACCTTCTGTAAGTCCATCAGACACGACCACTGAAACCCCTACAAGTACCTTACAATCAGATTCCACAACTACAGAAAGTATCTCCACAGTCATCTCTACTTCTGAAACATCTCCAGTGACATCAAGTTTCACTGAATCCACATCGGTTTCATCTTTCGTCAGTGTGTCAGACACAACCACTGAAATCCCTACTAGTTCATCACAATCAGAatctacagcagcagcagcaggtatCTCAACAGTCTTGTCAACTTCTGAAACATCAACAGTGACATCAAGTATCTCTGAATCTACATCATTGTCACCTTCTGTAAGCCCTTCAGACATGACCACTGAAACCCCTACAAGCACCTTACAATCAGATTCTACAACCTCGGGAGGCGTCTCCACAATATTGTCAACTTCTGAAACATCTCCATTGACATCAAGTAACTTCGAATCAACCTCCTTGTCACCGTCTGTAAGTGTTTCAGACACAACCACTGACATTTCTACAAGTACTTTACTATCAGACTCCACAACCTCCCAAGACATCTCAACAGTCTTGTCAACCTCTGAAACACCTACAGTGACATCAAGTAACACAGAATCTACATCCATGTCACCTTCTGTAAGCCCTTCAGACACGACCACTGAAACCCCTACAAATACCTTACTATCAGATTCTACAACTACAGAAAGCATCTCCACAGTCATCTCTACTTCTGAAACATCAACAGTGACATCAATTTTCACAGAATCCACATCTGTTTCATCTTTCGTCAGTGTGTCAGACACAACCACTGAACCCCCTACAAGTTCATCAGAAtctacaacagcagcagcagcagatatcTCAACTGTCTTGTCAACTTCAGAAACATCAATAGTGACATCAACTATCTCTGAATCTACATCCATGTCACCTTCTGTAAGTCATTTAGACACAACCACTGAATCCCCTACAAGTACCTTACAATCAGATACTACAACTACAGAAAGCATCTCCACAGTCATCTCTACTTCTGAAACATCAACAGTGACATCAAGTAACTTTGAATCTACATCCTTGTCGCCCTCTGTAAGTGTTTCAGACACAACCACTGACATTTCTACAAGTACTTTACTATCAGACTCCACAACCTCCCAAGACATCTCAACAGTCTTGTCAACCTCTGAAACATCAACAGTGACATCAAGTATCACAGAATCTACATCGTTCTCACCTTCTGTAAGTCCTTCAGACACGACCACTGAAACCCCTACAAGTACCTTACAATCAGATTCCACAACTACAGAAAGCATCTCCACAGTCATCTCTACTTCTGAAACATCAACAGTGACATCAATTTTCACAGAATCCACATCTGTTTCATCTTTCGTCAGTGTGTCAGACACAACCACTGAACCCCCTACTAGTTCATCAGAATCtacaacaacagcagcagcagatatCTCAACAGTCTTGTCAACTTCAGAAACATCAATAGTGACATCAACTATCTCTGAATCTACATCCATGTCACCGTCTGTAAGTGCTTCAGACACAACCACTGACATTTCTACAAATACCTTACTATCAGACTCCACAACCTCCCAAGTTGTCTCAACTGTCTTATCAACTACTGAAACACCTACAGTGACATCAAGTAACACAGAATCTACATCCTTGTCACCTTCTGTAAGTCCATCAGACACGACCACTGAAACCCCTACAACAACTTTACAATCAGATTCCACAACTACAGAAAGCATCTCCACAGTCATCTCTACTTCTGAAACACCAACAGTGACATCAAGCAACACTGATTCTACATCCATGTCACCTTCTGTAATTGTTTCGGATACAACCAATGATATTTCTACAAATACCTTACTATCAGACTCCACAACCTCCCAAGACATCTCAACAGTCTTATCAACTACTGAAACACCTACAGTGACATCAAGTATCACAGAATCTACATCCTTGTCACCTTCTGTAAGCCCTTCAGACACGACCACTGAATCCCCTACAACAACTTTACAATCAGATTCCACAACTACAGGAAGCATCTCCACAGTCATCTCTACTTCTGAAACATCTTCAACAACATCAGGTTTCACTGAATCCACATCTGTTTCATTTTTCGTCAGTGCTTCAGACACAACCACTGAAATCCCAACTAGTTCATCACAATCAGAGTCTACAACAGCAGCAGATATATCAACAGTCTTGTCAACCTCTGAAACATCAACAGTGACATCAACTATCTCTGAATCTACATCCGTGTCACCTTCTGTAAGTCTTTCAGACACAACCACTGAAACCAGTACAAGCACCTTACAAACAGATTCTACAACCTCTGGAGGCGTCTCCACAATATTGTCAACTTCTGAAACATCTACAGTGACATCAAGTAACTTGGAATCAACCTCCTTGTCACCGTCTGTAAGTGTTTTAGACACAACCACTGACATTTCTACAAGTACTTTACTATCAGACTCCACAACCTCCCAAGACATTTCAACAGTCTTGTCAACCTCTGAAACGCCTACAGTGACATCAAGTATCACAGAATCTACATCCATGTCACCTTCTGTAAGC includes:
- the LOC140119608 gene encoding uncharacterized protein isoform X2 gives rise to the protein MSTTDSSTGTVSDTSPDSSTTSSQEPSTSLSDATTQSQSATTTQQESTSSTGEVTSISNTNTSSSEPSASTNAETSSNTESVTTSDTGTITQETTLVDSTTQRSTADTITSSSITDVTSTDTSTSAGSTSNVESSSVNPTGTSTEMPSSIATSESTTSASVTTTDVVASSTIESLSTVTSTFESSAVTSSNVESTSPSSESPSGASTETSTSVGPTESTTAESISTVLSTAETSPVTSSNTESTSLSSSVSPADTTEISTSISQSESTTTESFSTVISTSETSTVAASISETTSESSSVSPSDTTQSGSITTDGISTSSVTLTYFESSSTSPSVSPSDTTTETPTSTFQSETSSVTSTNFESTSLSPSVSVSDTTTDISTSTLLSDSTTSQDISTVLSTSETPTVTSSNTESTSMSPSVSPSDTTTETPTNTLQSDSTTTGSISTVISTSETSTVTSSFTESTSVSSFVSVSDTTTTEIPTSSSESTTAADISTVLSTSETSPSVSPSDTTTETPTSTFQSETSSVTSSNFESTSLSPSVSVSDTTTDISTSTLLSDSTTSQDISTVLSTSETSTVTSSNTESTSMSPSVSVSDTTTDISTSTLLSDSTTSQDISTVLSTSETSTVTSSNTESTSMSPSVSPLETSTETPTSTLQPDSTTTESISTVISTSETSTVTSSFTESTSVSSFVSVSDTTTEPPTSSSLSESTTAAADISTVLSTSETSTVTSTISESTSVSSSVSPSDTTTESPASTLQSDTTTTGSISTVISTSETSSVTSSNFESTSLSSSVSVSDTTTDISTSTLLSDSTTSQDISTVLSTSETPTVTSSNTESTSLSPSVSPSDTTTETPTSTLLSDSTTTGSISTVISTSETSSTTSGFTESTSVSSFVSVSDTTTEPPTSSSQSESTTAAAGISTVLSTSETSPSVSPSDTTTETPTSTFQSETSTVTSSNFESTSLSPSVSVSDTTTDISTSTLLSDSTTSQDISTVLSTSETPTVTSSITESTSFSPSTSPSDSTIETSTSNLQSDSTTTESISTIISTSETSTVTSSNFESTSMSPSVMVSDTTTDTSTSSLQSDSTTSVGVSTVLSTSETPTVTSVITESTSFSPSVSPSDTTTEVPTNTAQSDSTTTEGTSTVTQTSETSSNFESTSLSPSVSSADTTTDIPTSVTESTTTESISTIISTSESSTATVSISESTSVSSSVTVSDTTTEILSSTIQSESTTALPTSETSPSVSLSDTTSESPTSTLQSDSTTSGGVSTTLSTSETSTVTSSNFESTSFSPSVSALDTTTDISTSSLQSDSTTFQVVSTILSTTEISTVTSSNTESTSMSPSVSPSDTTTETPTTTLQSDSTTTESISTVISTSETSSTTSGFTESTSVSSFVSVSDTTTEIPTSSSQSESTTAADILTVLSTSETSTVTSTISQSTSLSPSVSVSDTTTDISTSSFQSDSPTSQVVSTVLSTTETPTVTSGISESTSLSPSVSPSDTTTETPTSTLQSDSTTTESISTVISTSETSTTSSFTESTSVSSFVSVSDTTTEIPTSSSLSESTTAAGISTALSTSETSTVTSSISESTSVSPSVSPLDTTTESPTSTLQSDTTTTESISTVISTSETSPLTSTNFESTSLSPSVSVSDTTTDISTSTLLSDSTTSQDISTVLSTSETPTVTSSNTESTSLSPSVSPSDTTTETPTTTLQSDSTTTESISTVISTSETSSTTSGFTESTSVSSFVSVSDTTTEPPTSSSESTAAAAADISTVLSTSETSTVTSTISESTSFSPSVSASDTTTDISTNTLLSDSTTSKVVSTVLSTTETPTVTSSNTESTSLSPSVSPSDTTTETPTSTLQSDSTTTESISTIISTSETSTVTSSNTDSTSMSPSVIVSDTTTDISTSSLQSDSTTSVGVSTVLSTTETPTVTSGISESTSLSPSVSPSDTTTETPTSTLQSDSTTTESISTVISTSETSPVTSSFTESTSVSSFVSVSDTTTEIPTSSSQSESTAAAAGISTVLSTSETSTVTSSISESTSLSPSVSPSDMTTETPTSTLQSDSTTSGGVSTILSTSETSPLTSSNFESTSLSPSVSVSDTTTDISTSTLLSDSTTSQDISTVLSTSETPTVTSSNTESTSMSPSVSPSDTTTETPTNTLLSDSTTTESISTVISTSETSTVTSIFTESTSVSSFVSVSDTTTEPPTSSSESTTAAAADISTVLSTSETSIVTSTISESTSMSPSVSHLDTTTESPTSTLQSDTTTTESISTVISTSETSTVTSSNFESTSLSPSVSVSDTTTDISTSTLLSDSTTSQDISTVLSTSETSTVTSSITESTSFSPSVSPSDTTTETPTSTLQSDSTTTESISTVISTSETSTVTSIFTESTSVSSFVSVSDTTTEPPTSSSESTTTAAADISTVLSTSETSIVTSTISESTSMSPSVSASDTTTDISTNTLLSDSTTSQVVSTVLSTTETPTVTSSNTESTSLSPSVSPSDTTTETPTTTLQSDSTTTESISTVISTSETPTVTSSNTDSTSMSPSVIVSDTTNDISTNTLLSDSTTSQDISTVLSTTETPTVTSSITESTSLSPSVSPSDTTTESPTTTLQSDSTTTGSISTVISTSETSSTTSGFTESTSVSFFVSASDTTTEIPTSSSQSESTTAADISTVLSTSETSTVTSTISESTSVSPSVSLSDTTTETSTSTLQTDSTTSGGVSTILSTSETSTVTSSNLESTSLSPSVSVLDTTTDISTSTLLSDSTTSQDISTVLSTSETPTVTSSITESTSMSPSVSPSDTTTETPTTTLQSDSTTTESISTVISTSETSTATSSFTESTSVSSFVSVSDTTTEIPTSSSLSESTTAAADISTVLSTSETPTVTSSNTESTSLSPSVSPSDTTTESPTSTLLSDSTTTESISTVISTSETSTATSNFMESTSVSSSVSISDTTSEIPTTSSQSEATTGGISTILSTSETPTVTSSNTESISFSPSVSPSDTTTETPTTTLQLDSTTTGSISTVISTSETSPVTTSNFESSSLSPSVSSSGTTTEIPTSTAQSDSTTSGSLSTVISTSETSLLTTAFESTSVSPSSSSTTEIPTGAAQSESTTTGSVSTVISTSETSTVTTGIFESSSLSPSVSSSGTTTEIPTSTTQSESTTTGSISTVISTSETSPVTTSIFISSSLYPSVSTEIPTSTTQSESTSIGSISTVISTSETSPVTTSIFESSSLSPSVSSSGTTTEIPTSTAQSESTTSGSFTVISTSETSPIATSIFESSSLSPSVSSSGTTTEIPTSTTQSESTTTGSISTVISTSETSPVTTSIFISSSLYPSVSTEIPTSTTQSESTSIGSISTVISTSETSPVTTSIFESSSLSPSVSSSGTTTEIPTSTAQSESTTSGSFTVISTSETSPIATSIFESSSLSPSVSSSGTTTEIPTSTAQSQSTTTGSFSTVISTSETSPVTTSIFESSSLSPSVSSSGTTTEIPPSNTQSESTTTGSFSTVISTSETSPVTTSIFISSSLSPSISSSGTTTEIPTSTAQSESTTSGSFSTFISTSETSPLTTAFESTSVSPSSSTTIEIPTGAAQSESTTTGNISTVISTSETTPLTTTFQSSSLSPSVSSSGTTTEIPTSTGQSESTTSGSLSTVISTSETSPVTSIFESSSLSPSESSTSPTTEIPTSTGQSESTTTRSLSTVISTSETSLLTTVFESTSVSPSSSSTTEIPTGAEQSESITTGSISTVISTSETSPVTTSNFESSSLSSSVSSSGTTTEIPTSTTQSESTTSGSISTVISTSETSPVTILESSSLSPSVSSSGATIEITTSTTQSESTTTGSLSTVISTSETSPVTSSIFESSSLSPSVSSSGTTTEIPTSTAQSDSTTSGSISTVISTSETSPLTTAFESTSVSPSSSSTTEIPTGAAQSESTTTGSISTVISTSETSPVTIFESSSLSPSVNSTGTTTEIPTGAAQSESTTTGSLSTVISTSETSPVTTSIFVSSSLSPSVETSTGTTQTESSTTTESISTVISTSETSPFITSSFESTSLSPSVSSSSSTTREILTGTSQSESTTSQIFTFTSTTPASISTSSNTETTSSTSSSVISAGINSTELSTAGTTFGSNITSLSTPAVTTMSTSVPSTTTSILDTNTTTTTSTTTTTIVPTTTSTNNSTITDILSDPTSTFMTVTTIPSQTSQSTVSDSSTGLHTAGINSTQPSSEPTSETIYTTSTPTSMAGGLSSGSTTTATTMSPLSSMTPTTLSNVSTSLSTAETTTTTTPTTTTTAVTSVNSTLTSGLSTASTTATTTTLPLGSMTTVSNASTTLNTAGSSTERSTSETTTITSTTSTTYVPTAGTSVNSTLTSGLSTASTTATSSTTPSLSSTTPSTVSNASTTLSTAGSTTERSTSETTTTSSTATTTTPTTLISVNSTLTSGLSTASTTVTNTTTPSLTVTTPATASNATTTLSTTQPSTASATITTAPTTVPPVNSTSVLSSLTSSTTSTTSATTTPTTTTSTTTTSTASPSVCDVASVSVQLLNITSDVIIFKLIKQGAPNNAVYRVVLSTGSNTTAAITTSSTTLNFTGLFPSVEYQISVQQTFCPQKPNYSVAVRTAAKIFAAQIRVTNEVYKSDYSNKSSAAFQDFEKNFIAELVKYLSDYLRGRINSGQMKIVLTSLVQGSVIVNYDIVTNIADNFTLQIVKEDFTDALNQSTALTIDPLSYMFNAVNSCQPGLNGCSVNATCTPDGASYTCKCFPGYVDTSPNVPGITCVPDVDECAIPSLNTCSPLATCTNTNTSYLCQCIPGTEDQNPSNPGRVCVDINECANTSLNTCSPYANCTNTNASYQCQCIPGFQDRNTSNPGRVCVDIDECSQPNMNTCSPLATCTNTVGSYQCQCKSGTKDEQPSNPGRVCSDIDECTAPNINTCSQFANCTNTIGSYLCQCYPGIQDLNSTNPGHNCLDPVLCYNAATFCSATSSCSIDGKSQICASKQAFPARALMKGLNFTTDYYNQSSTAYKDLAARFTVNLANYMKAALNVSNFQIIVVGFRQGSIDAYFMSIINSSSPISSADMEKALLAQNVLPGDVTVNLLPAIATNQVTTEDNNWRTATIVVAVLLGVFLLIVVVLSALWIYTKNRAGRYSPYTDNILGHSYKNF